TTGTTAATTCAATTTTTGCATCAACCTTAGTTTCGATTTCTTTTTTCACAATAGATGACGAATTTTTCTTTACAGCAACTTTAGGTTTTTCTGTTTTTTCTAAAGTTCTTGATTTGTTTGTTTGCACTTTAGTAGATTTGGGTTTATCACTTTTTTTATCCATAGATGGACCTCATATATCTCTCTAGTTTAAAACAATGTCAAAATTATTTTACACTTTTTAGTGGAGTAATTGTTCAATTTCTGTAAATAATATTTGATATTTTTTATTACAAAATTCGCAAACTACTTCTAAATTTTTTTGTTCTGCAATTATTTTTTTTAATTCTTCATTACCTAAAATTTTTATGGAATTAAATGTTTTTTCTTTTGAACAAGTACATTCAAATTTTAATTCCTTATTTTCTAAAATAATTGCATCTTCCACAATTTCTTTAATCACGGATTCATAGTTGGTTGAGTTTAATAAAATATCAGCAATATATTGTGAATTACCAATTTTCGTTTCTAAATAATTTATATCTTCGTTTGTATGATTAGGAAATAATTGCACCAAGATTCCGACAACTTTTTCAATTTTCATTTTTGAATCTAATTTTACTTTAGTAGTAATAAAAGAATTTATTTGATTGGAAACTCTTAAATAATTCATATAGTCGCCATCAATTGTTCCATCAATCAAATCAACTTTAGAAATATAAGGTTCTTTTAAGTTTAAATTTACACAAGTAACTAATGTTCCGATTTGTCCCAAAGCAGCAACCAAAGGATTTGAAACTCCAACTAATAAATTTGCATCAAAATTAGGATTTTGAATGTACGATCTAACCTTATTGTTTTGATATTCAGTAATTATTTTTTTTACTAATCCGTCACTTGTAACAATGTTAGAACTCATTGTTTCACCGTTTTTTAATTCAACTCCTAACAACGCATTGGCCGCAGTTGTTTTTGCTAACACAATACTTGCTATAGGGTTTGTTTCTTGTAAATTTGTGATCTCCAGCATTGATTCTGATAAGTCTACAATCGCAATTTTAACATTGTGTTTTTGGCTAGTTGCTCTAATTTTGATATCCATAATTTCTCCTTTGATTGAAAAACAACGAAACAAAGTTTCGTTGTTTAACTCTTATAAAATTGATTATTTAATTAATGAATCCATGTATTGAATAATTTCTTTTTTAGTCATGTTTTTTGAATTTTGCTCTTTGAAATTTGGTTCAAGAGTTTTTTTATTCTCAACAATTATTTCTAAATGTTTTTGTAATTCAGTTTTTGATTCAGAAATCACTAATGAACCATCAACTTTTGAACGTTCGGTTAACAACAATGCTGAATCAGCATTTGGAATTGCTAATTCTTTACTATATTTATCTAATAAAGTATTTAAATAAGTTTTAGCTTGTTCAAAAGTAATTTTAATAGTCTTATTAGTATCTATGTCCAGATCGTCAACATCGATATCAATAATGTCTCCGCTTTCTTTTTTGCGTTGCTCATTTTCATACTTCGCTTTTTCTTCTAAAACTTGAGCAGGTAATTTGCCTTCTTTGTCAATGTAATCAATTTGCTCAGCTGTAATTGTTTCTAAAACTTTTAATGATTCAGCCAATAAATCCAATTCTTCACGATTGGCTTTAATAATTGTAACCGCTTCTTTATAAGCTTCATCTAAAATTCTTTGAATTGCTTTATCAATTTTTGCTGCAGTTTCTTCAGAATAAGTTCCTTCAATTTTTCCATATGATTCTTCGGCCATTGTTAAGTATTTAGTCATTCCTAACTCAGACATCCCAAATTGTACAACCATTCTTCGAGCAATGTTAGTTGCTTTATCTAAATCATCATGGGCACCTGTTGTAACATTTTCAACTCCAAAAATAATTTCTTCAGCAGCACGACCTCCAAGATATCCCGCGATCATTGCATAAAGATCTTTTTTAGAAGAAAAGACAGTTTCATCTTTAGGAGTCATAATTGTATATCCCCCAGCATTACCACGTGGAATGATTGTTACTTTTTGAACTTTTGAAGCAGCTTCTAATTTTAAACCAACTAATGCATGTCCTGATTCATGGTAAGAAACAATTTTCTTATCTTGTAATGTCATTGCGCGAGATTTTTTGGCTGGTCCACCAACTACTCTATCGATAGCTTCATCAATTTCTACAATCCCAATTGAAGTTTTATTTTCACGAACCATTAAAATTGCAGCTTCATTTAAAACGTTTTCAAGTTGAGCACCAGAGAATCCTGGAGTACGTTCAGCGACACGATGTCAATCAACTGATTTATCAATATTTTTATTTTTAGCATGTAGTTTTAAAATTGCTTCACGTTCTCTAATGTCTGGTAATGATACTTGAATTACTCTGTCAAAACGTCCGGGTCTTAATAGCGCTGGGTCAAGTACATCAGCACGGTTTGTTGCTGCCATAACAATAACTCCCGAGTTAGTTCCGAATCCATCCATTTCCACCAATAATTGGTTTAAAGTTTGTTCATTTGTTGAACCACCAATATTTCCAGAACGTTTACGTCCTACTGCATCAATTTCATCAATAAAAATAATACATGGGGCATTCTTTTTAGCATCGGTAAACATTTCGCGAACACGTGAAGCTCCAACTCCAACAAACATTTCTTCAAATTCAGATCCTGAAATTGAGAAGAATGAAACCGCAGCTTCTCCGGCAACAGCTTTTGCTAACAAAGTTTTACCAGTTCCTGGTGGACCTTCCATAAGAACCCCTTTTGGTGCTCTAGCACCTGCGGCTGCATATTTTTGAGGATTTTTTAAATAATCTACTAATTCTACTAATTCAGATTTTTCTTCTTCTATTCCAGCAACGTTTGCGAATCTAACATCTGATTTAGTTTGTTTAGCACGGTTTTTACCCATACCGAAGATGTTTGCACCTCCAACGCCAGCTCCACCACCTTTAGACATCATGTAAAACATCACACCATAAATAACTATTAAAATTAGCAATGGTAAAATTGAAGAAATTATTGATCCTCATTGACTTCCTGTGTCAGCAACAACGGTTGCATTTTCTAGTAAAGGAACATCGCCTAGGTGATTATAAATAACATCTTGAGAAGTTTTTACAACAAATTGAACTCAATGACTTCCGTTGAAATAAATTCCTGAAATTGTTGCAGTTCCATTATAACCATTATGAACTACTAAGTTATTAAGGTCGGCAGGATCCGAAGTAAGTTGAATAAATCTATCTCAACTAATTGTTTGTGTTGAACCTTTTAAAGTTACAGAAATTACAACTCCCATGATTATTAAAACAAGTAAGAGAATTATCCATAATCAAACACTCGATTTTCTTTTCTTTTTCATTAAATCCTCCTAAAAACGATTGGATATATTTATTTAATTTTAACATAATAAAAAGTATTAGATATTCACCTTTTATATAATTTAATAAGGTTTTATCCTATTTTATTAAGTATTTTTTTATGATTTTTTTGATAAACAACGGCTTTTAAAATTCGGTTCTTAAAAGGAATCTTTTTTTCAGAAAAATAGTCTTTTGTTTTCTTATTATTATA
The sequence above is drawn from the Williamsoniiplasma somnilux genome and encodes:
- a CDS encoding Hsp33 family molecular chaperone HslO — translated: MDIKIRATSQKHNVKIAIVDLSESMLEITNLQETNPIASIVLAKTTAANALLGVELKNGETMSSNIVTSDGLVKKIITEYQNNKVRSYIQNPNFDANLLVGVSNPLVAALGQIGTLVTCVNLNLKEPYISKVDLIDGTIDGDYMNYLRVSNQINSFITTKVKLDSKMKIEKVVGILVQLFPNHTNEDINYLETKIGNSQYIADILLNSTNYESVIKEIVEDAIILENKELKFECTCSKEKTFNSIKILGNEELKKIIAEQKNLEVVCEFCNKKYQILFTEIEQLLH
- the ftsH gene encoding ATP-dependent zinc metalloprotease FtsH, coding for MKKKRKSSVWLWIILLLVLIIMGVVISVTLKGSTQTISWDRFIQLTSDPADLNNLVVHNGYNGTATISGIYFNGSHWVQFVVKTSQDVIYNHLGDVPLLENATVVADTGSQWGSIISSILPLLILIVIYGVMFYMMSKGGGAGVGGANIFGMGKNRAKQTKSDVRFANVAGIEEEKSELVELVDYLKNPQKYAAAGARAPKGVLMEGPPGTGKTLLAKAVAGEAAVSFFSISGSEFEEMFVGVGASRVREMFTDAKKNAPCIIFIDEIDAVGRKRSGNIGGSTNEQTLNQLLVEMDGFGTNSGVIVMAATNRADVLDPALLRPGRFDRVIQVSLPDIREREAILKLHAKNKNIDKSVDWHRVAERTPGFSGAQLENVLNEAAILMVRENKTSIGIVEIDEAIDRVVGGPAKKSRAMTLQDKKIVSYHESGHALVGLKLEAASKVQKVTIIPRGNAGGYTIMTPKDETVFSSKKDLYAMIAGYLGGRAAEEIIFGVENVTTGAHDDLDKATNIARRMVVQFGMSELGMTKYLTMAEESYGKIEGTYSEETAAKIDKAIQRILDEAYKEAVTIIKANREELDLLAESLKVLETITAEQIDYIDKEGKLPAQVLEEKAKYENEQRKKESGDIIDIDVDDLDIDTNKTIKITFEQAKTYLNTLLDKYSKELAIPNADSALLLTERSKVDGSLVISESKTELQKHLEIIVENKKTLEPNFKEQNSKNMTKKEIIQYMDSLIK